The following DNA comes from Brassica oleracea var. oleracea cultivar TO1000 chromosome C5, BOL, whole genome shotgun sequence.
GGCTTGACAACTATATGGACTTAATTTTAATCGAGTTTGTAATAGTATGGGATTTGGGCTTTTACCTTTCTTGTATCTCTCCCTATTTGGATTTCTTTCAATGAAAGAAAGGTAGACAAAAAAAAAAAAAAAAAGAATGATTTTTAATTTTAGAAATACAAAGCTTATATTTGGTCAAAAAAATAGAAAATCAAAGGTTTCTAAGACTAGAACCATTGTGTTTGATTTTGACTTTGAGTGGAGCCATCTACAACCTTTTTGGCTATGATTTCTCCATATCAATCTCTTTTAACCTCAATCACAGCTGATTTTGGCCCTACAACGGTTCCCTCTACTCTTTGCTTCTACCTCTACCCCTACCTTTGCTTGCAATTTGTTCACTTTAAAAATATTTTTTCTTGATGATGATGAGCAGAGAGTAACAGAGGAAATAATACTATTAAGATTAACTTTCCATATAGTTGGTCTTGGTTCTTGACCTTGTTAAGTCAACCAGATGATATAGAAAATATTATTTTATGCATCTGTGTATAACAATCAAAGAACAAGATGCAAACAGAGAGAGAGAGAGAGATCCATGGTTGTCTGAGAGTGAGACTTTACTCTTGATGATCCAGAGATTTCTTTAGCTCTTTCTTGTTTACCTAAACCACATTAGAAGAATATGAGAATCGATTTTTACACCAAACAATCACCTTCAGTAAAAAGCCTCTTTTATTACCTTTCCCATGGCGTTGCGGGGTAAGCTCTCCCATATTAGCAAACGTGTTGGCAGCTGAAAAAAGACAAAGGATATTATCAGCATGATGGTGAATAATTTCACAGACTATGTTTGTGTTTCGTCTGGTCAAGATTACCTTGTAAGGAGCAAGCTTGTCTTTAGCCCAACCGCAGAGTTCTTCTAAGGTCATCACAGGTTTTGACTCATCATCTCTTTTCCTCTTTGCTCCAGCCTCAGCTACAATTATCGCTGTAACCGCTTCCCCATAGTCTTTGTCTGGTAACCCCAACACACAACATTCTGCAACCGTAGGGTGCTGGCAGGCAGAACACAGAAACCAGATATTTCAGTTTACAATTTACTTAGTTAAGAGCTTGTGACATCTTCAGTGACCCAAAAGTAAACTCAAGTTGATGTTAGTGTTACCTCGAGTAGGGTAGATTCGATTTCTAAGGCAGACAACTTGTATCCTCCAACTTTCATTATATCAGCGCTAGTACCTAACAGTCACCAGAGAAGAGAACATGTCAAGAGATGGAACACAAAGCCACTAATAAATTGTGTTTTGGATGTAGTTATTGGTTTCTGCTTACGTCCTAGAATCACGTAATATCCATCTTCATCCACTCTACCAGCATCTCCCGTCTTGAAGTATCCATCTTCCGTGAATGATTCTTTAGTTACTTCTGGAAGATTCCAGTACTCCTTGAACAAAGATGGGCTCTTTACGCAAATCTCACCCACTCCATCAGCATCATTTACATCTTGTACAATCTTAGCCTATAATGTTTACAGACATTATTTTTTGTCAGTATCACAGCTTACTGACCTCAAGCGGAGGAAGATCTTACTGACCTCCACCCCGGGAAGCGGTTCGCCTACAGTTCCTGCTTTCCTTGCACCTCGTAGAGGGTTTGAAATTGCCATTACAAACTATGAACATTGAACAAAAATTAAATTAATCAGATGATCAATTAAGAAGAGGTTTCTTAAAGGTACTGAACAATGACATAAAGGTAACTGAAAGAGACGGGGAAATCTACTTACCTCAGTCATGCCATATCGTTCCAAAAGACGATGACCTGTGATACTTTCCCACTGATGCATGACAGGTCTAGGAAGAGCAGAGGAGCCAGACATCTGAATAAATTTATTTTCAATCAGCAGTCATGTTAGCACTATATTCACCAGAATTTGAAAACAGAATAGCCAAGGATATAAATGATAGTAATAAAGGTGGATTTGAGCTTCTCAGATATTTGGTTGCTTACCATTAAACGAAGCTTCTGCGCAGCAAAGGCGCTTGACTCTTTCGTTTCTTGATCCATTGCTTCATAACCTTGTATCAACCGAGTATACATGGTTGGAACCTGTATATCACAACGTTTCACTTTTACCAATTAAATCTCTCTCTCTCAAGCTCAATCTCTCTTAAAAATAAAACGAGTTTGCTCTAAATATCTTAGAGCGCCAGACAAAAAAATAAGAAACTGGTCGAATCAGCCACAAGACTATCATTATGTTACATAATATTATTGAGAAATTTGGCTCTGAAAACTTCAACCAACTGTATAAACCTTTAATAAACTTCCTATATCAGATTCAAGAAAGGGCTCACGCAACATGAGTTTCTAGAGGCAGGGACATGCTAAAGCTTGAAATGGTAGTGCTAAAGGAAGCAAAGACACAAAAGACTTACGCCAGTAAATACAGTTATGGGGTTATCGGTTTTGTCATCATTCACCGGATATGACTCACGCCATCTGCGCCAGATTCCACTAACACTAAATTTGGGCAAAAACTCAACCTTCGAGGAGGAATGTAAACATCAGTCACCAGCCTTGAGAAGTTAATTTGAAATAGCTAAAGCGAAACATATATGGATATATAAATTACCGAAGATCGCGCGTAAAGAGGAGCAAATAAAGCGTTAAAAAGGCCATGAACATGATGTAGTGGGAGGCAATGGAGAAAGTGATCAGCAGATGTGTACTCCCAAGCTTCAGTTAGCATTCTAACCTGCACCATTTACAAGGTTACCCACTGGAGAGACAGAGGAATACTTCTAATGCTAAGAAGAGATTACAATTGCTAATGAAGGTTGAGTGGATTTAAACATGACGTGAGCTACATGTGGAGGTTGAATATATATTACCTGGGAGTTTATGCTTTTGTGAGTATGGACAACTCCTTTTGGTTTACCAGTTGTACCACTAGTGTAGACGATCAATGCTGGATCATCTGCTCAAATAAACACTGATGTGATGTGGAATAGACACACTAATAGTTGAATGAATGTATAGGTAATATTCAAAATCTTACCTAGAAGCTTTCCGTCTTCTCCAAAACTGTCATCTTGAAACTGATTGTTTGTAACAGTTTCTGAAGTTGAGTTAAGAAGAGGGGGAATCAGAAGAAAGCGAGCGTCACTCTTTGCTGCTATAGTTTTCATAGTTTCACTATGGTCCTCCGTGCTCAATAACACAGATATGTCCTAGAAACCAAAGAAAACAGGATTGTAATCGCCAGAAAATGTGAACAACTATAACAACAAACTCATTTTGTTTATCTTGAATATGGTATAAGACAGAGCCAACCAGGAAAACATAGACCTTTAGGTACATTTTCTACCTTATTCTACTGAATAACCTTTTTAGCCTCAGGGAAAAAAAAAACAACATAGCTTAAATTAAAGATCAAGGCCCTCAGCCCCACAATCCAAGATCAAGAATACCCAAGAATGACCCCAACAGAAAGGACTACAAACTAGCAGGAAAGGTCAAAATCTCAAGGAAAATATACAAAGAATTAAAAAGCAAAAGAAGAAAAGGAAGGCAAATAGATTTTCAATATACCGAATTACTCATGACATATAAAAGTTCAGCCTCAGGGTAGCTGAGCGCAAGTGGAACTGCAACGCCACCACTAAACCAAGTCCCAAGGACTCCAGCAACAAACTCAGCTGAAGGTTTCGCCACAATTCCAACTCTAGCTCCTTTAAGACTACCAAACCCTTCATACTTCTTAGTCTCACCTCCCTACAGAAAACCTGTTAAAGAGCCTTTGTCAAGAAAAAGAAACTACGCTAGATACAGTTTCAAACCATACAGTTGTAGTATCCTCGCGGCAGAACAATTTAGATATTGTCAAGGCAGAGGATGTAAGCTGGCCATAAGAGTAACTCTTCTCATCGGCTTTAATCGCTAACCTATCACAGGAATTAGACCCTTCTGAACAAACCGCTTTAAACACTTCCATGAGTGAACCAGACTGTGTACCTGCATCAATTGATTAACAGAGATAATTAAAGGTTATACCGAAAAGCACATATCTTTAAACAAACTGAAAATCTTCAGTATATTTATATCAAAACAAACATAATTGGTGATCAACGTTGTATACCGGAAAGCACGGATCTTTAAGACATTTCGTCGAACAGGTAACATGCGTGTAAGAGAATCTAAAACAAACAAAAGAACAGCCAGATCATATGAAAAGAAAACTTACAGAAGAGATGGTTGGATTGGAAGAATCGAAACCCAGGATTCAGACACGAAGTAGGTGGCTGTGATCGAGGAAGACGACGACGACGACGATAGGACAGAATTGTGGAGTTCTGGAGCCGAGAGTTAATGATGTAAGAGAAGTAGTTGAAACTCTTTAAAGTAGCTGTCATTTTGTAGGTTTGCAGTAATATGTGTTGTTGTTGTTCGTTTAAAATAAACGTTGAAAATTTTCGATCGAAGATTTTGGCTTTTTTTTTTTTTGTTGTTGTTCGTATTCGTCGTATCAAACAACGTAGCCGCTCATGTTAGGTTGCAATCGCGAAAAAATAAATAATAAAAAGCCTTATTTCGTTGTTGGAAACTTGGAATCTGATCAAAATCGCGACTGAAAACGTTGGTGACGCGTCTGGCTTCTCCAAGTTTTCGACAAGTGGAAACTCGGCACGTGCATGTTTCTGCGATGAAAAAACACAAAGTGGAAAGTGACAAAAACGTTAGTGAATTTTGTTTTCGCTGTCGCTATATCTCGTTGGGAATTTGGTAATTACTACTACTACTTTACTGATTAGTGATTAATACCATGATTAACCCGGTGTTCTTACTGTTTCTTAACTTTTAACTAAAAAAAAGCTAAGAACCGGTTCTTAAAGTCATTATTTAAGAACGGTTCTTAGCTTTTTTAGTTAAAAGTTAAGAAACAGTTTTTTAACTTCCGATAAAAACTTCATCCTAAAAACTCCGGATTAATCATGCTTTAAGCACTCTGCTACTTTTCTTTTCATTTATCAGAAAATTTCAGCTCCAACTTGTGCTGGTAATTAGCTAACATCTTACCCACATTGATGTCTTCAATCACTATTATCCACCCTCTCTAACGTTGATATAGAAAATTCAACAAAAAAATTAGTTTTCAATATGCTATGATATAATTTGTCTGAGTTTAAAGTAATGTACGTAAGACTTTTAAAATGGTAGAGTAATACTGGATCTGTAGTTTTTCACTTTTTTGACAACAGGTCGCTTGGGTTATTGGGTACTGTGACTGATTCGCATGAGGAGTGTTATATAACGACTGTGATTGTGCTGATTACTATAATATAGAGATAAAACATAGTTAAATACAATGTAATTATCGATATACATATAAACCCCTTAGGGTTAGGACTCTAATCATTGTATAAACATGCTACCATGTAGTAGACTTTATTATGTCCAAATCCCTCACTTAATATAATATCGTACACTTTGAGTCTAAATTCTCACGGATTTGTTCTTGGTTATTTATTCCCAAAAGACATCATAGTAATTAAGTGTGATTGGATCAAATATATATATTAGACTTTATTATGTCTAATATTCTATGTGGAACTTGGATTGACTTTTTATTTATTTTGAAACTAATAACACTGGACATCTACTTACTCTATGTTAACATTCAAAGAGGTATGTTTCACATCTTTTCATATTTGTAAGTAACAGCATTGATATGAGCTTTGTTTGGTTGTGGTCTAATGCTGCACCTGATACTGGACAACATGAATCTTCTCGAGAACTATGAGAAGCATGATCAGAACATTTCCAATACCAGTTCCCTCGGAACCATCTCTACTAACACACACAGCCTCAGCTTTAACAGCCACGATACTGCTGACTGTATGAATTATGCTCCTCAATGTTTTGTTCTGTTTTGTGACAAGCATATAACTGAACCGTTATTACCCATGAAGCAAATACTGCAGCTCAATAAATCTTAAACAGGAAACTAACAAATAGAAACAACGATAAACACACATCAATAATGGACTGGAGATACCAAATTTATGTTAAGCAACCAAATCGATAGAGAGATGATGATAAGATCACACTAATCGAACATTAAGCCATTTAAATAAATAACCAATAAAATACAAAGCTCTCTCTCTCTCTCACTCCCACATAGCAACTTCCATGAACCCATCTTCAGTTGCACATCCTCTAAACATCCCATTACAGTTAAAACCACAAACCACCTCTCCTTTATTCGACACAGCAATAAGTCCAGCGAACCCTTCGTCCAGTCGATGCTTAATAACAAAATCAACCGCTTCCTGAAGCCCAACACCTTTATACTCCATAACAGCCGACACGTCACGCGCTAGCGTCGACCTTATGATAGCTTCACCTTCTCCTGTACACGACACGCCACAAAGCTCAGACGCATACGTCCCTGCTCCTATCAGTGGCGAGTCTCCTATCCTTCCCATCATCTTGTTCATCAGACCACCGGTTGATGTTCCCGCAGCACACCGTCCTTCTCTGTCCACCACAACACATCCTACTGTCTCCGGCGCGTAAATGCTTATCGGAAGACCGTTCATCTGGAGAGGACTGTCGGTTACGGCTGCACCGGCGCATCCTAGCGGGATACGGTAATCAAACTGGAAATAAAAAACAAGAAAACACAGACCACACGATTAAAAACGTGCGGTGAATAAATGAACGGTGGAGATTAAGTCAAAACGTATATTACCAAGATGGAGTTGGCTTCTTTCGCCAGCTTGAGCATACCCACGTTGTCGTCCGTGATAAAGTACTCGTTGTCTACAATCTCAACTCCCTATAACCAATCAGATTCCGGTTAAGCGATAAAATTAACCGAGCGTTTAAGAATAAAAATCGCAGGGTAAAATAGTAAAATAAATAAACCTGTTTGCGAGCGAACTCCTCCGCGCCTGAGAAGGCTAGGTAAGAGTGGGGAGATTTGTCCATAACGAGACGAGCGAGAGAGATAGGGTTCTTCACGGTGGTTATCCCCGAAACGGCGCCGCATCGTCTCTTCGTACCGTCCATAATGCTCGCTTCCATCTCCACCGTTCCTTGTTCCGTTAAAGCAGATCCACGGCCTGAGTTAAACAGAGGATCCGTCTCTAATTCTCTAATCTGCATGCGTCAATCGTTTAGACCAAAATAAATGTTAAATAAAATATTGGGACGAGAAAAACACGTACGACGAGCTCAACGACGTCAATTGCGGAAACGTTGGAACGTAAAGCTGCTATGCCGAGGTTAAGACAGCGAGTTAAAAGCTGTTTCGCCTGTTCTTGTCTCTCTACGGGAAGATTTGGGTCGATTCCTGCGCCACCGTGTACGGCGATTGCCCATTTACCCATTATTGTTATCTCTTTTCTTTCTTTTAGTCTCTCTCTCTTTGTGTTTCAGAATGTATCACACAGTTTAAAGATTAAACTTAATTTGATGGGAGAAGGAGAGAGTCGCTAGGATCCTTTATATAGGAAAGGATGACCCACATTTAAGAGAGTGGCGTCAGCATCTGCTCATTGTATTTATCAGTTTACGTTTTTAATTGTTAAATAATCTTTTTTTTAATTGCGTCCATCTGGTTCTTAATTTTCTTCGTATCTCTTATTTTGTTTGTTAATTTTTCAAAAAGGAAATATATTTAGTATTTTTTTTTAAAACATTTATTTATGTCAATCATTTACTTTTAAGTTTTAACCAAACAAAATTAACCACCAAAAAGATGGGGTAAATACTATGAAAACAAGATTTTTTTCTTGATAAAGAACAATGAAAACAAGAATAGTTAAAAAAAAAAAACAAGAATAGTTTAATCTTAAATAAAAGATATAAGAAACGGTTTTTGGCCGGAAAATGTAAAAAAGAAGTGTCAAATCATTGGGGGGTTCTTAGGATGAGAATCTTAACAGAATATAAGAACCCGTCTCTTAACTTTTAACTAAAAATGCTAAGAACCGGTTCTTAAATAAGAGTTTTAAGAGCTGGTTCTTAACCTTTTTAGTTAAAAGTTAAGAGACGGGTTCTTATATTCCGCTAAGAATCCCACTTTAAGAACCCCCCAATAATCATGCTTATATCTCTTATTTAAGAGACAATTCTTAGTTTTTTTAGTTAAAAGCTAAGAAGCGGTTCTTAGCCGAAGCTAAAAACTCCATCCTAAGAGCATGTTTATCTGGGGTCCTTAGTGAGGTTCTTAATGCGTGGGTCCCCACAAAATCCTTAAGGATCGGTTACAAAAACTACTAATTAAGAACCGATTTTAGTGAGTTTCTTACACTGTTCACGGGCTCCACTGAATCGTGGCGGCTCGCGATTGATTTGCTTTTTAATTTTTTTTTTAGATAAAAAAAACCTAAGAAACCGAAATGAATTTCTTAGGGATAAACATGCTCTAAGAACCCGGGTTAATCATGGCCTTAGTAACAAAAGTTTTTCTCGGAACTCGCAATTCCTAAGCTGGATTCCACATCAGATACTTTTATTACATGCATGAAGAGAGCCATGGCTATTGGCAAAAAAATCAATGTTAGATCATATAATTATTAAATTTTAATATTTAAAAATATTATTTAATATTATTCAAATTATTTCTGAAAATTAACTAATTTATTTTAAAAAATGTTCTTTGAGAGGGTTAAGTATCTTATATTATTACGTTTTCATAACACTATCTAATTTTAAATTTAACAAGATTTTGACCCGCGCTATAACGCAAATAATGTTTTGGTAATTTTTTTTATATAATCACATTTTCTCTTCATTTAAAGTAGGTATGGACATAAAATCCGTAACCCAAAGTCATTACCGAGCTCAAACAAGAAAAATGATCCATATCCTATCTGAAATATAAGAAATCCCAGAAAAGGTCTTATAGGGTGGTATACCACATATCATAACCCGAGTGTTATTAGCTGAACCCAAATGGGCAACCTGAAAAACCAAAAAACTCCAAGAAAATCTAAAAAACTGATCCAAAAGTCCAAATTAATCGTATATATAACTATTTGAAAATTAATATGTACTTTAAATATTCAATTCCATATTTATTTTGAAATTATATCTAAAAATAAGTATTTAAATCTTCAATAAGTACCTTAAATATCCAACATTATATAAATACGTTTATTTCTTATATTTTGCTTTTCAATTTTGGATTTAACTTTGGATATATCCAAACCGAACCCTTATAACTTGAATAAGAACAATATATGGTTACTTTATGGATTTTAGATGTGATACAAATTAGAAGCACAACCTATGTGTTATATCCGAACCCGATCGTACTTACAAATTTACCAGAATGAAACCTAGGATGTGATATAAATGAGAACCGAAATCCCAAATTCCCAACCTATATCGCAACGGGTACATGAACGCTCAAGTATAAATAAAATATGTTTATGCTTTTTTAATTAGTTTTATATTTGATAAATATTTTATAAGTGTTGGAATAACCCGTGAAACTATACTCATAAAAATATCAATAACAATATGTTCCAAAATATCATTAAATATTAATGATTATTACTATTCATTTTATCATATATATATATATATATATATATCTAATTTAAATATTATATCTATAAGAATTATATTATTATGTATTTGGTGAGGAAGGGTTTTAAAGAATTTTTTTCTTGCATTTGAATTAAAGTACAGTTGTATATATAGTTTTTTTTTTGACAACAACTGCTAAACTAAGTAACTATGCCCGCAGGTTCGGAGAGCCAAGCCGGTGGTGTGGAATCGACATAAAGCATAGCTATAGGAGAACTTCTCGCACCACGTGCAAGTCTGTCCGCCAAAGTGTTTTGTGCTCTTGGAATATGTCTGATCCGGAAATCAGGGAAGAAACACTTACTGCGTCTGAATTCTTCCATGTGTGTAGAGAAAGCTGGCCAGTCTTCCGGTGTCGGCACAATCCGGCACAATCTTCACCAGTTGTATATATGAATTATTAGGCTTATTTAATTCTTTTTATTAATAAATAAAATATAATTGATTATTTCCGTAAAAGTAGTGTTAATATAAATTGAATTCATAATTTAAAAAAATATATTAGTTATTTAGTTTCTTAATTTTAGGTTATGATATATATTTAATAATAATTAAGTTATGCATAAGTAGAAATAATAAGATCTTAAATTAATAGATTAGATATTATATATTTCAACATCTTTTTTTTAAATGCTGAATTTTGGAAGATCCTGGAGCGGTTGTACTGACCACCCTCCGTTGTATGCATTTTTAGTATTTGTTTTGTAAACGAAGATGTTTCAGTTCCATTTTTAGTATTATTTTCATTTTGTCTTATTATTCTAAGTATATTTTGGTCTAAATGTTAATATATTCTATACCTACGTGCCCAACATGGATCGATATTTAATACTAAAATCTGTTTCAGAGAAATAACTGATTCTCACACAAGTTGTGAAATAAATTAGTTTATTTAATTACTATTGTTTTTAGCAAAAACAAAAGTAGTGAAAGAAAATTTTAAATCTCCAACTTGACACGCAATTTCCCAATTTGTGGCAGCCAAGCGTTCATAGCGACGTTGCTTTTTGATTCTTTGATGTCGGCTCTTCCTATCATTGTGAAGCAGAATTCACCAAGTGTTGGATTGTTCACCAAATGTTTCCGTATGTTTTTTTTTTTTTTTTTTTTTGATAATTTTGGTATCTGGGCAGCCACATTCCCAACTATCCCCCGAAAGGGGTCCAGCGTCCCAACGGAGTGTTTCCGTATGTTTATCGTCAATGTTATGTTAATCAACGTCAAACCCTCGTTGCTCAAGATTATGTGTAAAGTCTATCTTGTCGATTATTTAGGTCCAACTCGACAGGTTTATCAGAAAAATTAGTGTTATGACAATACTATAACGCAATCGTATTCGTATAGCGTATGCATTCATCATAATCTTTCCGCTGAGATGTATCGAATCTTTCTTTTTCCAGCGTACTTATTTATACAGATGCATCAAAATGTTCATTATTTTATACTCCAAATACACAAGAAGTTTTTTTATTATGTTCAAAAATTGCATGATCATAACAAACAAATAATGTTTTATTTATTGTTGTTAAAAAATAAATAAGGTTTCCCTTTTTCAAAAAAAAAAAAAACAAATAATGTTTTATAAATTCATTTAAAAGCATCAGATACATTTCCATAGGAACAATACTCTACATAAACACACAAAGATACCAAATTTGTAAGGAAAAAAGAAATGACTATATGTTTATTTTACTATGATTTTATAAATGGTTGAAATTTATATTCATTGTAAAAGAAAAAAAAAATGACATTGTATACTACTCCCTCTGTTTTATTATAAGTGTCGTTTTAGGTTTCGGCACACGGATTAAAGAAACAATTAATTTTGTACATTTCCTATAAAAAAACACTATTACCTATACACCTAACCATATTTCAACCAATAGAAAAATAAATTTTGCATAAAATTAATAAATTTTGCATTGAAAATCGACAACGACACTTATTTTGTAACGAAAAAAATTCTCTAAAACGACACTTAATATGAAACGGATGGAGTATTAATTAATACTCCATCTGTTTCATTTTAAGTGTCACTTAGACACTTTTCACACATTTTAAGAAAAATTATTGAAATGTATTTATGTTTTTATTAATTACATCTAATTGACCATTTGAGGTAAATAAATTTATTTATTAGATCAATGTATTTTACAATTAATATTCAGCAGAAAATAAGTAAAAATTGTATAGAAAATCTAAAACGACATTTTTTATGTAACAAAAAAAAATCTAAAGGGATTTTTTTTTGACAGGAAACATTCACATACTCATGTAGACTTTGTAAACCAAGGTGGCAACTCGGCATCCATGTGTACGACGAAAGACGGTTGGTTCCGAGCACTGCGTGTCAAGCGATCCGCCTTTATGTTTTCCGTCCTAGGTACATGAACGATATCTGAGTTGGTGAAGCTTCTTCTCAAAAGCATATGTCTTCCAGGTAGCTTTCAAATGTTGGTCATTCCTATGGTCCCGAAACCATCTTCACCAATTGAGAACAATCCGTTGCAAACATCACCCGAAACTGTCTTAAATTCTTCATACATTCCATTGCCCAAATTAATACTCCATCTCCACATGAAGAGGGGAGAGACATACCCTTACATTCCTTGCCCCTAACAAACCGTCAAACCCCGGTAGTGTGTTGAACCAGCCTTGCCCTGAAAATAAGTCCGTATCTTTCCAAGAACCGTGTGTGAAACACCATCTTCTTGTAGTCCCTGAATTAGATCTTATCTGTACTTCATGTACCAACCTAGGATTATTGATAACATGTGTCTCAGCCCAAAGTCTTGATTCTAATTCATCTAAATTAAGTGTTTCCCTCGGATCAATATCAAGATTACTGAAAACTTTATTATTTCGGCCTTCCAGATATACCATAATATCCATGCAAACTGATGATCTTCCATTTTTGGGTTAATTCTCCAAAATAGATGGTCTATGTTAGCAAAAAGAGAGCCCATATGAAAAAAATTTGGATTCGATGGAATCTTGGATAGTGCCCACACTTGACGTGTCGGGAGACATTCAAAGAACACATGATTTATTGATTCCTCCGGATTTCCACACTGTGCACAACACTTGCTAATCTATATAATACTAAAGGGATACTCTTTGAGAAACAGAAGAAATATATAATACTGAACATCACTAAAAAATAAAGGGCATGCAAGTGTGGGTCAAATGTGAAGATGGAGTTGGAAAGTAGATGTTGCACGCACTTGCTGGCAATTAGCAGGATCATATGCATGAAGGAATGGTTATTTACCTCAGAATTTGTGTCTAATTTATTGGTGGCTAGTCACATTTTCTTCTCTCTCTCCACAGGTTTGGAATCTCCGTGATTTTATATTTCATGTGTGAAAGGACAGAGCCCAGTGACTTGAGTTGTGGATTCCAATAGATTCCGTCACGTGAAAAACTCCAATTAGAAGACGTCTCTTCTCTTCCCTCTTTTGTTTGCCTCTCCCATGTCTCGGGGGTCAATTCAATTGGATCCCCCACTCTCGTGGGATCTTGTCCTCTCATTCTTTTTTTTTTGATCAACTCTTATCCTCTCATTCATGTTTTGAAGATCCCACCTCTGTCGTCTTTATTATGTGATTAACTATAAAATGAATAAAATATTCTGAAAATAAAGAACAAAAATCACAACAACTGTTTATCACCAGAAATATCTACTAGATACCGCATGAAAATGATATAGTAAAGTGCATCAATACTTGATTGATTATAAAGAAAAAAACATAACTTAAAGTTGTTTATTTGTATTTTCATTTACATCGATGCTGATGAGTCCGGGTATTTGAACCGCGAAAGTCTTCAGACACAAGGACGTCTCTTACTATTCGGCCA
Coding sequences within:
- the LOC106343566 gene encoding malonate--CoA ligase — protein: MTATLKSFNYFSYIINSRLQNSTILSYRRRRRLPRSQPPTSCLNPGFRFFQSNHLFCTQSGSLMEVFKAVCSEGSNSCDRLAIKADEKSYSYGQLTSSALTISKLFCREDTTTGGETKKYEGFGSLKGARVGIVAKPSAEFVAGVLGTWFSGGVAVPLALSYPEAELLYVMSNSDISVLLSTEDHSETMKTIAAKSDARFLLIPPLLNSTSETVTNNQFQDDSFGEDGKLLDDPALIVYTSGTTGKPKGVVHTHKSINSQVRMLTEAWEYTSADHFLHCLPLHHVHGLFNALFAPLYARSSVEFLPKFSVSGIWRRWRESYPVNDDKTDNPITVFTGVPTMYTRLIQGYEAMDQETKESSAFAAQKLRLMMSGSSALPRPVMHQWESITGHRLLERYGMTEFVMAISNPLRGARKAGTVGEPLPGVEAKIVQDVNDADGVGEICVKSPSLFKEYWNLPEVTKESFTEDGYFKTGDAGRVDEDGYYVILGRTSADIMKVGGYKLSALEIESTLLEHPTVAECCVLGLPDKDYGEAVTAIIVAEAGAKRKRDDESKPVMTLEELCGWAKDKLAPYKLPTRLLIWESLPRNAMGKVNKKELKKSLDHQE
- the LOC106293195 gene encoding probable isoaspartyl peptidase/L-asparaginase 2, whose protein sequence is MGKWAIAVHGGAGIDPNLPVERQEQAKQLLTRCLNLGIAALRSNVSAIDVVELVIRELETDPLFNSGRGSALTEQGTVEMEASIMDGTKRRCGAVSGITTVKNPISLARLVMDKSPHSYLAFSGAEEFARKQGVEIVDNEYFITDDNVGMLKLAKEANSILFDYRIPLGCAGAAVTDSPLQMNGLPISIYAPETVGCVVVDREGRCAAGTSTGGLMNKMMGRIGDSPLIGAGTYASELCGVSCTGEGEAIIRSTLARDVSAVMEYKGVGLQEAVDFVIKHRLDEGFAGLIAVSNKGEVVCGFNCNGMFRGCATEDGFMEVAMWE